TGTGAGAGCTATGCTCTAATTTAGTTTTCTATTGTCTTTTTCTCCTTTGTTAAATGTTGTAATGTTGTCACCAAAACTATCAACCTGTCTGcccttttgttttctgtttttctcTATAAATTCACATGTTGAAATAGGTAAAGCAGTCAGCACACAGTTTTTGGGTTTTTGTGATTCACTGATTAATGTCTCTTTTCTGCAATCTGTGTTATTTAAATTATGCGTAACATAGGTTTACATAGCTATCGATGCTAGACTCATGCTCGTTGTTTATCTGCAACATAGGTAACATGCATCTTAGTTACACTACCCTTTTTTAACCTCTATATCTGGCAGCAATATGAGCCAATCTACAGGCAGTGTGCTTTATGTACCGTTCCTCAATCTTGTTATTGTCTTTTTCTATCATGTTATTTTAATATCCCTGCGTTCTCCTTCTGCTTTCTGTGATTTTTCATTAGAACAAAGCCAAAGCGCTTAAGGTGCTGTGTGCAAAGCTATATGAAATGGAACGGTCCAGAATTCAGATCAGTAGATCGAAACTTCGATCAGAGCAGGTACATGAGAGCGTGAGATGGATATTAGATTTAAGTGTTTGTCGATCATTTTGAGATTCTTATAGAGCTATTGTCACTTTGAACAGATTGGTAGTGGAGACAGATCTGAACGCATCCGTACCTATAATTTTCCTCAGGGTCGTGTCACTGATCATCGCGTTGGCATCACGCATCATGCAATAGATGATGTGATGCAGGGAGAAAATCTGGATGTCTTCATTGATGCTCTTCTTTTGCGGCAGGAAATGGATGCAGTTGCATCTTTTAGTTCTTCCCAGTGATAGGAGTTTATTGGTAATGGGCCAAGGTGGGCATGTATGACTTTTTAACTGTACGGATTCAACTAAaaatgacctttttttttttttttcctaaaaacaTTTCTTGACGCactgagagaaagagagagtttcatATTTCTCTAAGGGGATGATTTTGTTGTCTTTTCACATGTCCTCAAACATAGTTTATACAAGGTCTAGACTGTATctggtaaattttattaaatattctcACTCAGAGAATTTTATTACACTATAATTATAGTGTAATGGTgtgacattaattaattattaatggttGGTGAATGATGTTACATGAAGTTGGTATTAACACGTGATCAATTGAATACCTGAAATTGTTGGTCGTGATCCTGACTTACAGACCTTCATCACATGTTCTGTATTAAAATTCACCGTCCTCTTATGGTCATCCAAGACAAGGTGTGCTCCCCCACAAACAAGAAGATAAGAAAATCATGATTTCTGCTTTGCAAGCAAAGCATAACATTGCATGGAAAGATATGTTAGAATCGTGATTAGCATTCTCGTCTTCTTGCAGAATAAATGTATGTGACGCAGCTGCTTCAACAAAGATGGCTGTAGATGGGATTGTCTAAGCTGGCTGATATCATTTGTGGGGCACAAAGTGGACGTGAAAAAGATGTTGCCACTTTTCCTTACAAGTTCTATCTTCCTAACCTAGGAAATATGAAAACAAAGACCCAAAAGTCTTTCAGCCAGAGTCACGGTGTAAAATCTATCACAAATAAAagtcatattatttttcatttttaatctattttggaTGTggaatcaaattatttttaaaaaaactatttaatttatatatttcaatcatttgatataaggtaagaaaataataaaaagatgataattaacataaattttatattttcaacaaGATGTAAGATTGGAACGGATGCCAATAGATAGGATGCGAATCACCTGGATCAAGAACTGTCCGGATTGAAGGCGACATTTGAACATATCTTTACAAAAAGCAACCTTTACCCGGAGGACCTCATATCAGAGAAAATGGAAAAGTGGGGTTGCTCTACCTTTGTTCACTGCCTTCACTCTCACGACCATATCCAATCGAGAAAATGTATAAACAAAGAAACACAATCTCCTTTTGCGGGTTTGATTCATCTCTCTCTACCTCCAAGTCTTTCTCTGCCAACTTAAAAGTCCTTGAAAATGACTCCATTAATTGTAAAAGAAATTCACCAGAAAATATTGGGCATTTTATAGTTGTATCCACAGAAGTCTCTTTCTTTTCCAACAAGATAGAGAAGCAGAAACTTTGAATGATAATCCATTGACAGTGGATGAAATATGTCAGTTACTTTCCATTATTGGGTTAATTAAATTCTCAtttgtaataaatttttttttacatttgtttAGGTAGTCCTGGATCCATTACCCTTCGGATCCAAAGCCAAaattggaaaagaaagaaggcaATAAGAAAAGAGATACCTGGTCTTGCAAGAGATGGTCAATGAAGTACAAGGTTTTTGTCTGATTTTGATCATTGGTTTCCAGTTTTGGGCCAAGGGATCATATTAAAATGACATCATGCCAagattttactattattttatatatttcattgctTGTATGTTTTAGATCTGAGCTAAGGCATAAGGAGGCCTGTTGTCTCTGACAAAAAGTCCTCCTTAATAAAAGCATATCAGAGGTAGATTTGCAGCTCATAACAGATAGCTGACACTCCTCCAAAGATTCGGGGGTGTTAGAATCTGAGCAGTGGAATCAGAGGACGTATCATAAAAGATTCCCTTTtaccatttattttttcctcGATGAAGAGTAAAATGTAACTGGATTATTgggtttttgttattttgctcGAAGAATCAGAGTGATCACAAGGGTTGTGGTGTAGTGATAGAAATATGGATGATTTTCCGAAGGTTTTGTGTGGGTGGAGCTGGGAGGAGAACAAATTGTTTGAGCTGGCTTTGGCAGTGGTTGATGAACGGGACCCAGATCGTTGGGAAATGGTTGCAGCCATGGTCGGGGGAAAGAAGAGTGCAGAGGATGTGCATAAACATTATGTGACCCTTTTGGAGGATTTGCAGGTTATAGAATCTGGTAAGCTGGACCATAAACTGGGGGAACCTCACCCTTATCTTCAAGTTGATTGCTCTCAATCCATATGCTGGAGTGATGGAGATAACAAGTATGTTTTTCTCTCTTGCTGCGGCACAATTGCTTCAATCTCCCTTCCTATGTCGATTTAGTTTAGATTTGCTTTGCATGTTCacgtttttcttttgtttgtctTTCATGCGCTCATGAATCAATTTTTTGTCTTTATCTGTTCAAATCTCATCaagattacaaaataaaaaataaagatgcaagGCTTAACTTTGTTCTTCAAGGGATTTCCTTCTTGTTCCTTCCTTTGACCAGGAGTACTCTACCGTTTTATCAGAATATGCGCGATggaattaaattgaaatttaggaAATGCATTCTTCATCCAAAGAAGGGGAGGAAGATCATGTGATAAAACACGTACGTATATGAAGTTTCATATCCATTATCGTTGATTCTTGAAGTTAAATTCAAAACCTCGTTTCCATTCACGTTCTAAACATTCTCAATTGAACTAAACAAAGGCAAAGCAAACTTTTTTGGGTTCGGCGGCAATACGTCCtacttttctttcctttacagATAAATTAAAGGACTTTGGCTTCCCAGTTTCCCGACTGCCTAGTCTGCCTTTAATTTCTCTTTCCTCACAATATTAAGGGAAAAAGATATGCAACTCTAGCAATAGAATAAGCCGTACCTGGGCTCAATGAGTCCTCTGGTTCACCTGTTGATGTTCTGCCGAGGAGTAAATGATGTCTATATTATACTGTTCATCAGTTGTTTTTCACATGTTATATGCTCAAAATGATGAGGTCTCTGATCCAGGAGTTAATTTAAAGAAGTGAACAGAGAAAACAAAGAACGCTACTGTCTTAAACATGACacctttcttatttttaattgtttcattCTGTCCAGTTGGTTTAGTGATTCATGCTGTATTGTAGTTTCTGATAATGTAATCCTTTGCTTTTCAGCATGCTCGTTCGATTAGATATAAACTGATCTCTGGAACCGACGGGCTATTTACAAGAGCACACAGCCTGCCTGAACAAAGCTGCTGGTTATAGTTAGTGCATCTGTTTGAAGTTTTATCCGTAGTCTACGAAGGTAATCAATCAATCTCTTCTTTGCAACACTGATGGAAGTTGGTCTCCTGTCCATGAAATTGCTAGCAAGCCAGAAAGACTCAGTTTCCAATTCCAAACTGTGAATAGCAGAAATTGGTTTAAAGCATTGTTTATCAACTCGGACTCAAAACACCATACTGTGCgctgtagttttttttttttggaatcgTAATTTACTGATATGGGTGACTTAATTGCAATAGACCCTCTAGGGTGGTCTGTACGGAGAACCAGAAACAATTCTAACCTAACCCATATCGTGAATGTGAAAGACACTGAAGGTGCATTCTGATTCTCGTTTTGTTCTAGTTATGAGGTGTGCCAAAACAAGTTCTGTTTTGAGTAATCTCTGCATTGCCGTTCGGAAATTCGTTGTGTGACacagtgaatttttttttaatgaacctCTTGGGTTGGCATATGAGAAGGACCAAACCATCATAACATTCGAATACCTGGGATGGTTCTGCAGTTTGTAACATGAGAAAAGAAATGGTATTCAAAACCCACGATTGTCATTCCAAGGTGTTTGCTACTTGCAAATTGCAACAAGCCATTCGTCCTAGAGATTATGGTACAAACAAAGTGTTCGCATACATAATTTATAGCGATAGCAGAAATATCATATGTAATGGGTTTGCTGCTGCTAATTCATTTCTGATTGATGCTAATTCATTTCCTGATTCTCTATCGGAAGATCCAATAATGGATAAACGCTTGCATTGCTTCTGAAACACAAACTTCATGGAACTTTTCAGCAGACATAGCACCTATTACCTGCAATGAAACAATTTGACAATCAAGGCACAGTAACTTGGGTATATGACACTTCTTCTTTTTAGCAGATCTAATTGTTGAGTACacttcaaaagaaatacaaatcaATGGAATGCGAGTGATCTGcataaaaaaatgacaaaatcaCAAACTAGTTATATAATGCAGCCTCAGAGACCAGAAAGAAAGTACCTAGGAGCTCATTTTTGCTTGAACAAACATTAATATATGCAATTGTGTGTAGGAATAAGGAAATGTGTGTGTGAGAGTGAAACCAAATTAAAAGATTAATGTaggggagaggagagaaaagaagagagaggcaCAGCCAGGGAAGAGGCAGTGCATGAGTAGAGCCACAACAGGCTCCAATCCTGTCGATGGTTCCATCCATGCTCTGCCCATTCCCTGTCTATGTTTGTTCTCTTGCTGTTGTCTCTCAAACTTCTCTTTCTCCTCACATATTAACCTTTACCTCACATATCTGTCACCATCTCAACAACTGTCACAACAATAATCAATCTCCCAACAATGAGATTTTTGCCTCAAAACTTCTGTTTTTACCACAGGCTCAGGCTGCTTCTGTTTGTGGCTATGCTCTGTCATTTTGCTCTATATATAGTGCCAAAAAGGCAAAAGGGAGGTTGTCGTACATGCACAAGTACTTTGAGATTTTTAGTTGAACAACCTGGCTATGTACTACTCTTTTGTGTACTGGCAGAAAATAAAAGTCCGAAGGAGAAAATAAACGTACTACCCCTCTTTGCTCCTTGTACTCCAATCTGATCAACCATGGTACTGCAGTGCAACCTCGTTTTTACAGaaaattcagaattcaaagacAAAATCTTTTTGGAATCTGAAAGTCCTCGGGGGAAAAAAGAACCATGGTAAGTATGTTCAAGTAAATAACTACGATTTTCCCATCTCAATATTAGTCACATTTTAGAGGATCTCTAATtctttaagtttattttgtACCTTAAGGTAGTATCATCTGAATTACTTAATTTCAAATAAtggttattatttaaataactcCACCGTAAAATTGTCTAAAAATCTAGACGATCCCCACCTGATTGTAAATAAGGGTTGACTGTGAAATGGAAGTATCTCTATTACTTTTGAACAGATAATAGATATATGCGAGGGGGATTGATTGAAAGAAAGGTTTGCAATTATTCTATAGGGCTAGAAATGAACAATATTCCCTCGAGT
This genomic window from Carya illinoinensis cultivar Pawnee chromosome 7, C.illinoinensisPawnee_v1, whole genome shotgun sequence contains:
- the LOC122316650 gene encoding protein RADIALIS-like 3 encodes the protein MDDFPKVLCGWSWEENKLFELALAVVDERDPDRWEMVAAMVGGKKSAEDVHKHYVTLLEDLQVIESGKLDHKLGEPHPYLQVDCSQSICWSDGDNNMLVRLDIN